A region from the Brevibacterium paucivorans genome encodes:
- a CDS encoding YczE/YyaS/YitT family protein translates to MWVRLFALYGGLVLYGLSCRLLLQSDLGNMPWDVLHQGMAKRLGVSVGTCTITVSMLVMLLWIPIRKHLRVGLGTISNALLVGIFVDLWGLVIPVAPNLVWAVVLMVAGIVVNALATALYIVPNFGPGPRDGLMTGLVSATGRPVFLVRSVIEVLVMGLGFLMGGRLFIGTILYALFVGPLTQVFLRMGEQMIGPASPFDSDDA, encoded by the coding sequence ATGTGGGTGCGCTTGTTCGCGTTGTACGGCGGGCTGGTGTTGTACGGGCTGTCGTGCCGGTTGTTGCTGCAATCCGATCTGGGAAACATGCCGTGGGACGTTCTGCACCAGGGCATGGCGAAGCGCCTTGGAGTCAGTGTTGGGACCTGTACCATCACGGTGTCGATGCTGGTCATGTTGCTGTGGATTCCCATCCGCAAGCACCTGCGCGTGGGATTGGGGACGATTTCAAACGCCCTGCTGGTGGGGATTTTTGTTGACCTGTGGGGGCTCGTTATTCCGGTGGCGCCAAATCTGGTGTGGGCAGTGGTGCTCATGGTTGCAGGAATCGTGGTGAATGCGCTTGCCACGGCGTTGTACATTGTGCCCAACTTTGGGCCAGGGCCACGAGACGGCCTGATGACTGGCCTGGTCAGCGCCACGGGGCGGCCGGTGTTCTTGGTACGTTCCGTTATCGAGGTCTTGGTGATGGGGCTGGGGTTCCTGATGGGCGGACGGCTGTTTATTGGAACGATTCTGTACGCGTTGTTTGTTGGGCCGTTGACCCAAGTGTTCTTGCGCATGGGCGAACAGATGATTGGTCCTGCCAGCCCGTTTGACTCCGACGACGCTTAG
- a CDS encoding IS481 family transposase produces the protein MTHRNAPMTIEGRRRLVCLVVDHGWPQRRVAERFQVSPATVSRWVSRHRAGTGLADRSSRPHYSPNRLSARTERRIIALRFNRRWGPHRIGYHLRVPRSTVGRVLARYRMPKLDCIDQATGLPVRRPAPHRYEVDQPGKLVHVDIKKLGRIPDGGGWRAHGRGSGQDRKVQSSRGKAARAGQPSSRGYRYLHHAVDDYSRLVYSEILNDEKKHTAAGFWKRANRFFTSIGVAIEAVMTDNGACYRSGDFQQALGDGVRHKRTRPRRPQTNGKVERFNRTLMNEWAYARPYASESAREDSYAAFLHDYNHHRAHTAIGGLSPADRVHPRRSKHRPRGRPGRGVRGS, from the coding sequence ATGACACACCGTAACGCCCCGATGACCATCGAGGGTAGGCGCCGGCTCGTCTGTCTTGTTGTCGATCACGGCTGGCCCCAGCGACGCGTTGCTGAACGCTTCCAGGTGTCCCCGGCAACGGTGTCTCGCTGGGTGAGCCGGCATCGGGCAGGGACCGGTTTGGCTGACCGCTCGAGCCGTCCGCACTACAGCCCGAACAGGCTCAGCGCACGTACCGAGCGACGGATCATCGCGCTGCGGTTCAACCGCCGATGGGGGCCGCACCGGATCGGCTATCACCTGCGCGTGCCACGCTCGACCGTCGGGCGGGTCCTGGCCCGCTACCGGATGCCGAAGCTGGACTGTATCGATCAGGCCACCGGCCTGCCGGTCCGCCGGCCGGCACCTCACCGGTATGAGGTCGATCAGCCTGGCAAGCTGGTCCACGTCGACATCAAGAAGCTTGGCCGCATCCCTGACGGTGGCGGCTGGCGGGCTCATGGCCGCGGATCGGGCCAGGACCGGAAGGTCCAGTCCTCACGGGGCAAAGCCGCGCGTGCCGGGCAGCCTTCGTCGCGGGGGTATCGGTACCTGCATCACGCCGTCGATGACTACTCCCGGCTGGTGTACTCCGAGATCCTCAATGACGAGAAGAAACACACCGCAGCAGGCTTCTGGAAGCGGGCGAACAGGTTCTTCACCAGTATCGGTGTCGCGATCGAAGCAGTCATGACCGATAACGGGGCTTGTTACCGGTCCGGAGACTTCCAGCAAGCCCTCGGAGATGGGGTCAGGCACAAGCGGACGAGGCCTCGCCGTCCGCAGACGAATGGGAAAGTCGAGCGGTTCAACCGGACGCTGATGAACGAATGGGCCTACGCGAGACCGTATGCCAGTGAGAGTGCTCGCGAGGATTCGTACGCAGCGTTCTTACATGACTACAATCACCACCGAGCCCACACCGCCATCGGGGGACTCTCACCAGCCGACCGCGTTCACCCTCGCCGATCGAAGCATCGTCCTCGAGGACGGCCGGGTCGGGGCGTTCGGGGATCATGA
- a CDS encoding cell division protein CrgA, giving the protein MAKPNRVQRTSRNKATQNSRDAKAKDTAKQPVDSSIAEDTENVETAEVEDTDVEPATDAEAPEVKDADAEPEADADEASDKGASGADDSADTGAGSTAVGAKAAKEKADGKSKTTSAKKDTSAKKDSASKTSKSASSKGGKNAKGSTDDKGSKGDKGEAKKGSAKRTSRSGNPAKRASGRKTSTYSSADHGKVTRPNPRWFLPVMLGILLLGLAWLIVFYISSGKWPVEAWGNWNLLVGFGIMVVGLGMSTRWR; this is encoded by the coding sequence GTGGCTAAGCCCAACCGAGTGCAAAGGACTTCGCGAAACAAGGCAACGCAGAACTCGCGGGATGCCAAGGCAAAGGACACCGCGAAGCAACCGGTCGATTCCTCCATCGCTGAGGACACTGAGAACGTAGAGACCGCCGAGGTGGAAGACACGGACGTCGAGCCTGCAACTGACGCTGAAGCGCCCGAGGTGAAAGACGCTGACGCTGAGCCTGAGGCCGACGCTGATGAGGCTTCCGACAAAGGCGCCTCTGGCGCCGACGACTCTGCTGACACTGGCGCCGGCAGCACGGCCGTAGGTGCCAAGGCCGCCAAGGAAAAGGCTGACGGGAAGTCGAAAACGACCTCGGCGAAGAAAGACACCTCAGCAAAAAAGGACTCAGCTTCGAAGACTTCTAAGTCCGCGTCCTCCAAGGGTGGCAAGAACGCCAAGGGCAGCACGGACGACAAGGGCAGCAAGGGCGACAAGGGCGAGGCGAAGAAGGGCTCCGCGAAGCGCACCTCGCGGTCGGGCAACCCGGCAAAGCGCGCCTCGGGACGCAAGACGTCCACCTACTCCTCTGCCGACCACGGCAAGGTAACCCGCCCCAACCCGCGCTGGTTCCTGCCTGTCATGCTGGGGATCCTGTTGCTGGGTCTTGCGTGGCTGATCGTGTTCTACATTTCGAGCGGTAAGTGGCCGGTCGAGGCGTGGGGTAACTGGAACCTGCTGGTCGGGTTCGGCATCATGGTCGTGGGGCTAGGCATGTCGACTAGATGGCGATGA